A portion of the Sphingobacterium spiritivorum genome contains these proteins:
- a CDS encoding SusC/RagA family TonB-linked outer membrane protein: protein MKSRLLSERYQHRLYWKLLMLSPTLIFAVPNQSFASKVKTETNFYSVASQSTLSGTVKDEGGNPLSGVTVTEKGTQNSASTNNEGKFELKVTSGSAILVFTFIGYENIELPASAVASVVMKSANEALEEVVIVGYGAQKKSDLTGSIATVSSRSLENINSPNIVDKLQGKVSGLNINTGNARPGTTASLSIRGENSISASNDPLIILDGIPFSGSLGDIASNTIENISVLKDASSTAIYGSRAANGVILITSKKGMAGKPRMSYNGYFGVQNVERRLDLMNGAEYIQFMRDYQISKGKTGEQLNPENYLFANVLQQYRKGEEVDWQNVIFNDNAAVHEHQLSFSGGSDKSDYYASVAYLNQDGLVKNTPYERFNFNLNLNQHLTSWMKLGLAVQASQGKRNGVQPSIDNAVKMSPYGINRDENGNIVTYPMYAQTLYPHPFADENGINDDIKRTVYANTFLDVKLPVKGLSFKTTFGTNYQNMEQSYYYGSNTLNGMGVRGKGEIYNNNRYDWTWENLLTYDRSFGDHKLNIVGLYSASESQEKWSRLYGEDFVADVGYNNLGSAAKNQKITSGLTNTALISYMGRINYGYKERYLLTLTGRSDGYSAFSKNDKYAFFPSVAGAWVISKEDFFTSELINTLKLRVSYGKNGNQAVSPYQTYNRLSKIDYLFGDGATVSNGLVMNYNGRGSTNLKWETTNSLNIGVDFGIWNDRISGNIDFYNAKTSDLLMSRLVPVMNGYNTIMSNIGQTENVGIELGLNTKNIIKDDFTWSSSINFAYNKNKIVQLRGDGKDDLTNAWLIGQPIRVFYDYKVIGVWQKEDDIANSHQPTAKPGDAKLADINGDGKITAADRTVMGNKVPVYTLGFGNEFTYKKFSLSVFMNGAFDVTKEDNFKNIERFLPNNGANYLADMAYWTPERPSNDIPSPGYTPVNNHSYYLNASYWRIRDVSLGYTFSGERLERLNIGSIRAFINGRNLYTFTNVKGFNPEALNVSTVTGNPTNTNILSPYPSARTFSLGVNVQF, encoded by the coding sequence ATGAAAAGTAGGTTGCTATCAGAGCGGTACCAGCACAGGCTTTACTGGAAGCTGTTAATGTTGAGCCCGACACTCATTTTCGCCGTCCCTAATCAGTCCTTTGCATCGAAAGTAAAGACTGAAACTAATTTTTATTCCGTAGCATCCCAATCTACTCTTTCCGGAACAGTAAAAGATGAAGGTGGGAATCCCTTATCAGGTGTGACGGTGACAGAGAAGGGAACGCAAAATTCTGCCTCAACAAATAATGAGGGTAAATTTGAATTAAAGGTTACATCCGGTAGTGCGATACTGGTCTTTACCTTTATCGGATACGAGAATATAGAATTACCTGCTTCGGCAGTAGCTTCTGTGGTCATGAAATCGGCTAATGAAGCATTGGAAGAAGTAGTGATCGTCGGCTACGGTGCACAGAAAAAATCAGATCTGACAGGTAGTATTGCTACGGTATCTTCTAGATCATTGGAAAATATCAATTCACCGAATATCGTGGACAAACTGCAGGGTAAAGTATCCGGATTGAACATCAATACCGGGAATGCACGTCCCGGTACAACAGCGTCGCTTTCTATCCGTGGTGAAAATTCGATTTCGGCATCAAATGATCCGTTGATTATATTAGACGGAATTCCTTTCAGTGGTTCACTGGGAGATATTGCTTCCAATACCATCGAGAACATATCGGTATTGAAAGATGCTTCTTCCACTGCTATCTACGGATCCCGTGCCGCAAACGGGGTTATCCTTATTACTTCCAAAAAAGGTATGGCCGGTAAACCGCGCATGAGTTACAACGGATATTTTGGTGTGCAGAATGTAGAACGCAGACTTGATCTCATGAACGGGGCTGAATACATTCAGTTTATGCGTGATTATCAGATCTCGAAAGGCAAAACAGGTGAGCAGTTGAATCCTGAAAATTACCTGTTTGCCAATGTATTGCAGCAATACAGAAAAGGAGAAGAAGTCGATTGGCAGAATGTGATCTTTAATGATAATGCTGCGGTTCACGAACATCAGTTGAGTTTTTCAGGAGGAAGTGACAAGTCAGACTATTATGCGTCAGTTGCTTATCTGAATCAGGACGGATTGGTGAAAAACACACCGTATGAGCGTTTTAATTTTAACCTGAACCTGAATCAGCACCTGACATCATGGATGAAACTTGGACTGGCTGTACAGGCTTCTCAAGGTAAACGTAACGGTGTACAGCCCTCTATCGATAATGCCGTAAAAATGAGTCCTTACGGAATCAACAGAGATGAAAATGGCAATATTGTAACCTATCCGATGTATGCACAAACCTTATATCCGCATCCTTTTGCGGACGAAAACGGTATTAATGATGATATCAAAAGAACAGTATACGCCAATACTTTTCTGGATGTCAAATTACCGGTCAAAGGACTGAGTTTCAAAACTACTTTCGGAACGAATTATCAGAATATGGAACAATCTTACTACTACGGTTCTAATACACTGAACGGTATGGGAGTAAGAGGTAAAGGTGAAATATACAATAACAATAGGTATGACTGGACCTGGGAAAATCTCCTGACATACGACCGGTCATTTGGAGATCATAAACTGAATATTGTCGGATTATATTCTGCATCAGAGTCTCAGGAAAAATGGTCCCGTCTGTATGGAGAAGACTTTGTCGCAGATGTAGGATACAACAATCTGGGATCAGCTGCCAAAAACCAGAAGATAACTTCCGGTCTGACCAATACGGCACTTATCTCGTATATGGGAAGAATCAATTATGGGTATAAAGAACGCTATTTATTGACATTGACAGGCCGTTCGGACGGTTATTCTGCATTCTCTAAAAATGATAAATATGCATTTTTCCCATCTGTAGCAGGAGCCTGGGTGATTTCAAAAGAAGATTTTTTTACCTCAGAGTTGATCAATACCCTAAAACTGAGAGTTTCTTACGGTAAAAACGGTAATCAGGCTGTAAGTCCTTACCAAACATACAACCGCTTATCCAAAATAGATTATCTGTTTGGTGATGGCGCTACTGTATCAAATGGTCTTGTTATGAATTACAATGGAAGAGGGAGTACAAACCTGAAGTGGGAGACGACCAACTCTTTAAACATAGGTGTGGATTTTGGTATTTGGAATGATCGTATCAGTGGTAATATAGACTTCTACAACGCTAAGACTTCAGATTTGCTGATGAGTCGTCTGGTACCTGTTATGAATGGATACAATACCATTATGAGTAATATCGGACAGACTGAAAATGTCGGTATAGAGTTAGGTTTGAATACTAAAAACATTATCAAAGATGATTTTACATGGTCATCCAGCATTAATTTCGCCTATAACAAAAATAAGATTGTACAGTTACGGGGCGATGGGAAAGACGATCTGACAAATGCGTGGCTGATCGGTCAGCCTATTCGCGTATTCTACGATTATAAAGTAATAGGGGTATGGCAGAAAGAAGATGATATTGCGAACTCTCATCAGCCGACTGCAAAACCGGGAGATGCGAAGCTGGCGGATATCAACGGAGATGGCAAGATCACAGCAGCAGACCGTACTGTAATGGGTAATAAAGTACCCGTCTATACATTGGGCTTCGGAAATGAATTTACGTATAAAAAATTCTCCCTTTCTGTATTTATGAACGGCGCATTTGATGTAACAAAAGAAGATAACTTCAAAAATATCGAACGTTTCCTGCCTAATAACGGAGCTAACTACCTGGCAGATATGGCGTACTGGACTCCTGAACGTCCGAGTAATGACATTCCGTCTCCGGGATACACACCTGTGAATAACCACAGCTATTATCTGAATGCTTCATACTGGAGAATCCGTGATGTATCATTAGGATATACCTTTAGTGGTGAGCGTCTGGAGAGACTTAATATTGGTTCGATAAGAGCATTTATCAATGGACGCAATCTGTATACGTTCACCAATGTAAAAGGATTCAATCCGGAAGCATTAAATGTGAGCACCGTTACAGGAAACCCGACCAATACCAATATCCTGTCTCCATATCCATCTGCGAGAACTTTCTCACTGGGTGTCAATGTACAATTTTAA
- a CDS encoding YfiT family bacillithiol transferase, translating into MDKLRYPIGKFIPPLDIDRQTIDGWLKILESFPQKLMEEVVDLSEKELEQSYRPGGWTIRQLVHHCADSHMNSLIRFKLALTEDTPTIKAYAEDLWAELPDSGKVDVMCSVRILEGLHERWTVLIKNLTPEELEKQFRHPESKALISLKTNIGIYAWHAEHHLAHIRIAKGTFKEGDHL; encoded by the coding sequence ATGGATAAACTCCGCTATCCGATCGGGAAATTTATTCCGCCTTTAGATATAGACCGGCAAACTATAGATGGCTGGCTAAAAATACTGGAATCCTTTCCTCAGAAATTAATGGAAGAAGTTGTCGATTTATCGGAGAAGGAACTGGAACAAAGCTACCGGCCGGGAGGATGGACAATAAGACAACTGGTACATCATTGTGCAGATAGTCATATGAATAGTCTGATCAGGTTTAAACTGGCCCTGACAGAAGATACACCGACTATCAAGGCCTATGCGGAAGATCTGTGGGCCGAATTGCCGGATTCCGGCAAAGTAGATGTTATGTGCTCGGTCAGGATTCTGGAAGGACTCCATGAAAGATGGACAGTCCTGATAAAAAACCTGACACCGGAAGAGTTGGAAAAACAATTCAGACATCCGGAATCGAAAGCTCTTATTTCATTAAAAACAAATATTGGCATCTATGCCTGGCATGCTGAACATCACCTGGCACATATCCGGATTGCAAAAGGAACGTTTAAAGAAGGTGATCATCTATAA
- a CDS encoding dihydrofolate reductase family protein: MKKIILDLAVTLDGFIEGPNGEIDWCIMDEDMDFAGFMSGIDTIFYGRVSYDAWGNYQPEIDAEPVEKQLWNDIHSKQKIVFSSQTRIDEHATFVHSDIAQKVSEIKAQGGKDIWLYGGASLIRSFIQMGLIDIYRISVHPVALGSGKPLFENLKDRVQLNLIRTNTFKSGVVQLIYEQK, from the coding sequence ATGAAGAAAATAATTTTAGATCTGGCTGTTACTTTAGATGGATTTATTGAAGGCCCCAACGGAGAAATCGATTGGTGCATAATGGATGAGGACATGGACTTTGCCGGGTTTATGTCGGGTATTGATACTATATTTTACGGTCGTGTCAGTTATGACGCATGGGGTAATTATCAACCGGAAATAGATGCTGAACCTGTAGAAAAACAGTTATGGAATGATATCCACAGCAAACAAAAGATTGTGTTCAGCAGTCAGACCAGAATAGATGAGCATGCAACTTTTGTTCACTCCGATATTGCACAAAAGGTATCTGAGATCAAAGCACAGGGTGGAAAAGATATCTGGTTATACGGCGGAGCCAGCCTGATACGGTCATTTATACAAATGGGACTCATCGATATCTACAGGATTTCTGTACATCCGGTAGCGCTGGGAAGTGGTAAACCTCTATTTGAAAATTTAAAAGACCGTGTGCAACTGAATCTTATCCGGACCAATACATTCAAATCCGGTGTTGTACAACTTATTTATGAACAGAAATAA